The Acidobacteriota bacterium genome includes a window with the following:
- a CDS encoding carbohydrate binding domain-containing protein: MRQSLIVSFFLALTAVLSAASAPPGATADPLFTSWSPVDSAPAPLPELVPPAVRHLAAKHAGVMDAATVTSLRPLFAPDGTRVEFYEAVYADDAGACKGYAVISATERNTPVPAFSEREPLSARFDRRVSVPYRIVWYGPGYAAAEDLSGKLLAEIGDRPGRRVGPVRPGTAAEPLDYEEIKSRARAEGIVLSARARTIRAEWDALREHLRNGAPAPSTDALQTTWIYEAIGRDGTNRFRQIPPDTHPNDRDFYSGCGPTAWVNLLAWWDLNGWANVLPNLWMDSEGHSVTSPDDYIGHLSMDLSYQVGTWNPPTTDVGSTWPDRMPDALDYIEDTLNYDVVMDHRIDIDLFCENDEETQEILGLIRDGIQAHRKPVIIAYFPGGSFDIANSHYDIGYKLKDHNGSYGFHSWVYTDPHGYISRNNVIAVYTPYALERDDNWLPNGGFEELDLSDWSMWANNPCFAEGWSTFGGPDVAEIRTSQAADEGLNCVRLWKSADGNVGVYRDFFLFPGNYEISARVYATDTGTLGKLSLSSGSFSRTQCYNVTTATAFNQTQVMRLVVPSTLPDASDLPWMQGYKKVRLQAGHYNVGPFVVPNYFIDNVRVTLVAGPMVDDPGFEQQLTSTLTVPWHFQGNGRHAGSIVNSSSTAVSGLKCARIVSTPGDAQWTVGDVWQEVKVKPNTNYRVGAWVKTSAAYYVGAVRVMSPGTDYAFASTAFGGSSAWKYVTVDFNSGNRSAVKISVANQGSPSSASNTLFIDNVSISQR, translated from the coding sequence ATGCGCCAAAGCTTGATTGTGTCTTTTTTCCTGGCCCTCACGGCGGTTCTCTCCGCGGCGTCCGCGCCGCCCGGCGCCACCGCGGACCCCCTGTTCACAAGCTGGTCGCCCGTGGACTCCGCCCCGGCGCCCCTGCCGGAGCTGGTCCCGCCCGCGGTCCGTCACCTGGCGGCGAAACACGCCGGGGTGATGGACGCCGCGACGGTGACCTCGCTGCGGCCGCTCTTCGCGCCCGACGGCACCCGCGTGGAGTTCTACGAGGCCGTCTACGCCGACGACGCCGGGGCCTGCAAGGGCTATGCCGTCATCAGCGCCACCGAGCGCAACACCCCCGTCCCGGCCTTCTCCGAACGCGAGCCGCTCTCCGCCCGGTTCGACCGCCGGGTGAGCGTCCCCTACCGGATCGTCTGGTACGGTCCCGGTTACGCGGCCGCCGAGGACCTCTCCGGGAAGCTCCTGGCCGAGATCGGGGACCGCCCCGGCCGCCGGGTGGGTCCCGTGCGGCCCGGCACCGCCGCCGAACCCCTGGACTACGAGGAGATCAAGTCCCGGGCGCGGGCGGAAGGGATCGTCCTCTCCGCGCGGGCCCGCACCATCCGGGCGGAGTGGGACGCCCTCCGGGAACACCTCCGCAACGGGGCCCCCGCCCCGTCCACGGACGCGCTCCAAACCACCTGGATCTACGAGGCCATCGGCCGGGACGGGACCAACCGCTTCCGGCAGATCCCGCCCGACACCCACCCCAACGACCGGGATTTCTATTCCGGCTGCGGGCCCACGGCCTGGGTCAACCTCCTGGCCTGGTGGGACCTCAACGGGTGGGCCAACGTCCTCCCCAACCTCTGGATGGACAGCGAAGGCCACAGCGTCACCAGTCCGGACGACTACATCGGGCACCTCTCCATGGACCTGAGCTACCAGGTGGGGACCTGGAACCCGCCCACCACCGACGTCGGGTCCACCTGGCCCGACCGGATGCCGGACGCCCTCGACTACATCGAGGACACGCTGAACTACGACGTGGTCATGGACCACCGGATCGACATCGACCTGTTTTGCGAGAACGACGAGGAGACGCAGGAGATCCTGGGTCTCATCCGGGACGGCATCCAGGCCCACCGCAAACCCGTCATCATCGCCTACTTCCCCGGCGGGTCCTTCGACATCGCCAACTCCCACTACGACATCGGCTACAAGCTCAAGGACCACAACGGGAGCTACGGCTTCCACAGCTGGGTTTACACCGACCCGCACGGCTACATCAGCCGGAACAACGTGATCGCGGTGTACACGCCCTACGCGCTGGAGCGGGACGACAACTGGCTGCCCAACGGCGGTTTCGAGGAACTGGACCTCTCCGATTGGAGCATGTGGGCCAACAACCCGTGCTTCGCGGAGGGGTGGAGCACCTTCGGCGGCCCGGACGTCGCGGAGATCCGGACGAGCCAGGCCGCGGACGAGGGCCTCAACTGCGTCCGGCTGTGGAAGTCCGCGGATGGCAACGTCGGCGTCTACCGGGATTTCTTCCTTTTCCCCGGCAATTACGAGATCTCCGCCCGGGTCTACGCCACCGACACCGGGACGCTGGGGAAGCTGTCCCTCTCCAGCGGGTCCTTCTCCCGCACCCAGTGCTACAACGTGACGACGGCCACCGCCTTCAACCAGACCCAGGTGATGCGCCTGGTGGTCCCGAGCACGCTCCCCGACGCCTCGGACCTCCCGTGGATGCAGGGCTACAAGAAAGTCCGGCTGCAGGCGGGCCACTACAACGTCGGGCCCTTCGTGGTGCCGAACTACTTCATCGACAACGTCCGGGTGACCCTGGTCGCCGGCCCCATGGTGGACGACCCCGGCTTCGAGCAGCAGCTGACGTCCACCCTCACTGTCCCCTGGCATTTCCAGGGCAACGGCCGGCACGCGGGTTCCATCGTCAACAGCAGCTCCACGGCGGTTTCCGGGCTCAAGTGCGCCCGCATCGTCAGCACGCCCGGGGACGCCCAGTGGACGGTGGGCGATGTCTGGCAGGAGGTGAAGGTGAAACCCAACACCAACTACCGGGTCGGCGCCTGGGTGAAGACTTCCGCCGCGTATTACGTCGGGGCGGTCCGCGTGATGAGCCCCGGGACCGACTACGCTTTCGCCTCCACCGCCTTCGGGGGAAGCAGCGCCTGGAAGTACGTCACCGTGGACTTCAACTCCGGAAACCGGAGCGCCGTGAAGATTTCCGTGGCCAACCAGGGTTCCCCCTCCTCCGCCTCCAACACCCTCTTCATCGACAACGTCTCCATCAGCCAGCGCTGA
- a CDS encoding serine/threonine-protein kinase, with amino-acid sequence MRFEPGTHLGPYVITAGIGAGSMGEVYRAHDPRLNRDVAIKVLPPEFADSPERRARFEKEAKAAGMINHPNVLAVHDFGVSEGNPYVVTEFLEGGNLRSHLAKGPLPWRKAVDFGLQLAKGLAAAHGKALVHRDIKPENIFVTADGTLKVLDFGLAKREREGNEPTFTPGSETFPGSVRTEPGMMVGTVGYMSPEQLQGETVDHRSDLFAFGAVFHEMLSGRRAFAGATPVDVMFSILNRSPEPLGDELHLPPGLDRLVLRCLEKEPGQRFKTAEDLAFALELFAGSGTRAYRRRRRLRGRFVRRLLLTGAPALLGLTAIALWVFLPPRQAAPPAVERAPGAAVYRQLTFRRGTVYSGRFAPDGRTVVYSACWEGEPLQAYATLPEGGGSRSLGWTSSDVASVLDSNDVVLIRRPMPGFYPGTLSVAPFSGGPPREIAAGVSWADRLRDGSDFALVRHVGEGFQLEYPSGRVVYRTRGHLGYPRISPDGALVAFIDHPDDDTDAGDLVVVDRQGGARKLSAGWKSIEGLSWAPGGKEVWFTATREGMALSLFAVDLAGRERRLLNAPGRLVLHDISRNGTVLAERNSLRSFISRQARGESRTADFSWLDFSELADVSADGRTLLFGESGDGAGKQPLVCLRRLDDSLPVQLGKGVPLALSPDGRQALVLRTRLEPDLVLLPTGAGDSRPLPRGELADVLSAAWFPDSRRVLLRGTRGDGQTLLCTLDTVEGTLRRVGPGRPASASSLPAFDGTSVLAADGDGFALFPLDGGPPRRLGCLTPTDRPLGWTRDGRSLFVRDGRGIPARVVRVDLRSGAREPWMDVGPPDLAGVMAISRVWISPDGKESFFGTYRLLSDLHLVDNVR; translated from the coding sequence TTGCGGTTCGAACCGGGAACGCACCTGGGACCGTACGTGATCACGGCCGGGATCGGCGCGGGGTCGATGGGCGAGGTCTACCGGGCCCACGACCCGCGCCTCAACCGGGACGTGGCGATCAAGGTCCTCCCCCCGGAGTTCGCCGACAGCCCCGAGCGGCGGGCCCGCTTCGAGAAGGAGGCGAAGGCCGCGGGGATGATCAACCACCCCAACGTCCTGGCGGTTCACGACTTCGGCGTTTCCGAAGGCAACCCCTACGTCGTGACGGAATTCCTGGAGGGCGGCAACCTGAGGAGTCACCTCGCCAAGGGCCCGCTCCCCTGGCGCAAGGCGGTCGATTTCGGCCTCCAGCTCGCGAAGGGCCTGGCCGCGGCCCACGGCAAGGCGCTGGTTCACCGGGACATCAAGCCGGAGAACATCTTCGTCACCGCGGACGGGACGCTGAAGGTCCTGGACTTCGGGCTGGCCAAGCGGGAGCGGGAGGGCAACGAACCCACCTTCACGCCGGGTTCGGAAACCTTCCCCGGGTCCGTCCGGACCGAGCCGGGGATGATGGTGGGGACCGTTGGGTACATGTCCCCCGAGCAGCTCCAGGGGGAGACGGTGGACCACCGGAGCGACCTCTTCGCCTTCGGCGCCGTCTTCCACGAGATGCTCTCCGGCCGCCGCGCCTTTGCCGGGGCCACGCCCGTGGACGTCATGTTCTCGATCCTGAACCGGTCGCCCGAGCCCCTGGGCGATGAACTTCACCTCCCGCCGGGGCTCGACCGGCTCGTGCTCCGCTGTCTGGAGAAGGAGCCCGGACAACGCTTCAAGACAGCCGAGGACCTCGCTTTCGCCCTGGAACTCTTCGCCGGCAGCGGCACCCGCGCGTACCGGCGGCGCCGTCGTCTGCGCGGCCGCTTCGTGCGCCGGCTGCTCCTGACGGGGGCGCCCGCGCTCCTGGGGTTGACGGCGATCGCCCTGTGGGTGTTCCTCCCGCCGCGGCAGGCAGCCCCGCCGGCGGTGGAGCGCGCGCCCGGCGCCGCCGTCTACCGCCAGCTGACCTTCCGCCGGGGGACCGTCTACTCGGGCCGCTTCGCCCCCGACGGGCGGACGGTCGTCTACAGCGCCTGCTGGGAGGGGGAGCCCCTCCAGGCGTACGCCACCCTGCCGGAAGGCGGCGGGTCGCGGTCCCTGGGCTGGACGTCCTCCGACGTCGCCTCGGTGCTCGACTCGAACGACGTGGTTTTGATCCGGCGACCGATGCCGGGGTTCTACCCCGGCACCCTGTCCGTCGCCCCCTTTTCGGGCGGCCCCCCGCGCGAGATCGCCGCGGGGGTTTCCTGGGCGGACCGGCTCCGGGACGGTTCCGACTTCGCGCTGGTCCGCCACGTCGGGGAAGGGTTCCAGCTCGAGTATCCTTCGGGACGCGTCGTGTACCGGACTCGGGGGCATCTGGGCTACCCCCGGATTTCGCCCGACGGCGCCCTCGTCGCGTTCATCGACCACCCGGACGACGACACGGACGCAGGTGACCTCGTCGTCGTGGACCGGCAGGGTGGCGCGAGGAAGCTCTCGGCCGGGTGGAAGAGCATCGAGGGCCTGTCCTGGGCGCCCGGGGGGAAGGAAGTCTGGTTCACCGCCACCCGCGAGGGGATGGCCCTCTCCCTTTTCGCCGTGGACCTCGCGGGGAGGGAACGGCGTCTTCTCAACGCCCCGGGGAGACTGGTGCTCCACGACATCTCCCGCAACGGGACGGTCCTGGCGGAGCGAAACTCCCTGCGCAGCTTCATCAGCCGCCAGGCCCGCGGGGAGAGCCGAACGGCGGACTTCTCCTGGCTGGACTTCTCTGAACTGGCGGATGTTTCCGCCGACGGCAGGACCCTCCTCTTCGGCGAGTCGGGCGACGGGGCCGGCAAACAACCCCTCGTCTGTCTGCGCCGCCTCGACGACAGCCTCCCGGTGCAACTCGGAAAGGGAGTTCCCCTGGCCCTGTCGCCCGACGGCCGCCAGGCCCTGGTCCTCCGGACCCGGCTGGAGCCGGACCTTGTCCTGCTGCCCACCGGGGCGGGCGACTCCCGCCCCCTCCCCCGCGGCGAACTCGCCGACGTCCTGTCGGCGGCTTGGTTTCCCGACAGCCGGCGGGTCCTGCTGCGCGGGACCCGCGGCGACGGGCAGACCCTCCTGTGCACCCTCGACACCGTGGAGGGGACCCTCCGCCGCGTGGGCCCCGGCCGACCCGCCTCCGCTTCCTCCCTCCCCGCTTTCGACGGCACGTCCGTGCTGGCGGCGGACGGCGACGGTTTCGCCCTCTTCCCGCTCGACGGCGGGCCCCCCCGTCGGCTGGGTTGTCTCACCCCGACGGACAGGCCCCTGGGATGGACGAGGGACGGACGGTCGCTCTTCGTCCGGGACGGCAGGGGAATCCCGGCCCGGGTCGTCCGCGTGGACCTGCGCTCCGGGGCCCGGGAACCCTGGATGGACGTGGGACCGCCGGACCTGGCGGGGGTGATGGCCATCTCCCGGGTCTGGATCTCGCCCGACGGGAAGGAGAGCTTTTTCGGGACCTACCGTCTCCTCTCGGACCTCCACCTGGTCGACAACGTACGGTAA
- a CDS encoding L,D-transpeptidase family protein, with translation MNPATEKRRILLIALMCILFLGTAAVTLTDLGCTYRSTVAKAFDRLEKEFHAALVRCLDDDPRVPAEQGALLREQLNRFPTLAARLEKAYSPMTPPAFRFVEGHRPSPRCTVFLEAVKRAERDGLEPALFRYDELNARAKALRERPLALPVPVLDPEERAAMISAVAEGAADLPDLEPASLLKWLALPARNGKYPRFRAACEKAWLAFRDRAREECQAELDFAVEFFRYLEEMGTPADRMEESWREAAGDMARILEGLAPSDTRYVRLRAELARYRQLAEAHPDVPRLRVAPDGKLKPGTSGSDVAALQERLALEGYFRGTASGFYDEETRDAVKAFQRNHQVADDGVTGKDTVDSLNVPFGRRVDQIRLAMSKLRKSPTRREPFYVRVNIPEYIVEVVEKGRVLRTHRVVVGNLQEENHTPELQSTIEKIVYNPAWYITKRIFEKEEYVSYLKDKNYFAKKGYVVKYSASGRPVSAFEPPGPGNALGKVKILFPNKYDVYMHDTPKKALFATVNRAYSHGCIRLQNPLELVTDLLRRENNPVLPKVPKILEGKNTHWVTLKQKIPIFLEYCTVSVGADGRALFLRDVYKREQPKLAEMELRREKIVAAP, from the coding sequence ATGAACCCGGCCACCGAAAAACGAAGGATACTGCTGATCGCGCTCATGTGCATTCTTTTCCTGGGCACCGCCGCCGTCACGCTCACCGACCTCGGGTGCACGTACCGGTCCACCGTGGCCAAGGCCTTCGACCGGCTGGAGAAGGAGTTCCACGCCGCCCTGGTCCGCTGCCTGGACGACGACCCCCGGGTGCCGGCCGAGCAGGGGGCCCTCCTCCGCGAGCAGCTGAACCGGTTCCCGACCCTGGCGGCGCGCCTGGAGAAAGCCTACTCGCCGATGACTCCCCCGGCCTTCCGCTTCGTCGAGGGCCACCGCCCGTCCCCGCGGTGCACCGTCTTTCTCGAGGCCGTCAAGAGGGCGGAACGCGACGGCCTCGAACCCGCCCTGTTCCGCTACGACGAGCTGAACGCCCGGGCGAAGGCGCTGCGGGAGCGGCCCCTGGCCCTCCCCGTCCCCGTCCTCGACCCGGAGGAGCGCGCCGCCATGATCAGCGCTGTCGCCGAGGGCGCCGCGGACCTCCCCGACCTGGAGCCCGCATCCCTTTTGAAGTGGCTGGCGCTCCCGGCCCGGAACGGGAAGTACCCCCGGTTCCGGGCGGCCTGCGAGAAAGCGTGGCTCGCCTTCCGGGACCGTGCCCGCGAGGAGTGCCAGGCGGAACTGGATTTCGCCGTGGAGTTCTTCCGTTACCTGGAGGAGATGGGGACCCCGGCGGACCGCATGGAGGAGAGCTGGCGGGAGGCCGCCGGGGACATGGCCCGGATCCTCGAGGGCCTGGCCCCTTCGGATACGCGCTACGTGCGGCTCCGGGCGGAACTGGCCCGCTACCGGCAGCTGGCGGAGGCTCACCCCGACGTCCCCCGGCTCCGCGTGGCCCCGGACGGCAAGCTCAAGCCCGGGACCTCGGGGTCCGACGTGGCGGCCCTGCAGGAGCGACTGGCCCTGGAAGGGTACTTCCGCGGGACGGCCAGCGGCTTCTACGACGAGGAGACGCGGGACGCCGTCAAGGCCTTCCAGCGGAACCACCAGGTTGCCGACGACGGCGTCACCGGCAAGGACACCGTGGACTCCCTCAACGTCCCCTTCGGGCGGCGCGTGGACCAGATCCGCCTCGCGATGTCGAAGCTGCGGAAATCCCCCACCCGCCGGGAGCCTTTCTACGTCCGGGTGAACATCCCCGAGTACATCGTCGAGGTGGTGGAAAAGGGCCGGGTCCTGCGGACCCACCGGGTGGTGGTGGGGAACCTGCAGGAGGAGAACCACACGCCCGAGCTGCAGTCCACCATCGAGAAGATCGTGTACAACCCCGCCTGGTACATCACCAAGCGGATCTTCGAGAAGGAGGAGTACGTCAGCTACCTCAAGGACAAGAACTATTTCGCCAAGAAGGGCTACGTCGTCAAGTACTCCGCCTCGGGGCGGCCGGTCAGCGCCTTCGAGCCGCCCGGCCCCGGAAACGCCCTCGGGAAGGTGAAGATCCTGTTCCCGAACAAGTACGACGTGTACATGCACGACACGCCGAAGAAGGCCCTCTTCGCCACGGTGAACCGGGCCTACTCCCACGGCTGCATCCGGCTGCAGAACCCGCTGGAGCTGGTGACGGACCTGCTCCGCCGGGAAAACAACCCGGTCCTGCCCAAGGTCCCCAAGATCCTGGAGGGCAAGAACACCCACTGGGTGACCCTGAAGCAGAAGATCCCCATCTTCCTCGAGTACTGCACGGTCTCCGTGGGCGCCGACGGGCGGGCCCTGTTCCTTCGGGACGTGTACAAGCGGGAGCAGCCGAAGCTCGCCGAGATGGAGCTTCGACGGGAGAAAATCGTCGCGGCGCCATAA
- a CDS encoding penicillin-insensitive murein endopeptidase, giving the protein MKRKPGPLLLLLWSTFLFFAWGLAKDDHPAVPDREDYDNGDIIEDDVPENEEKATGLPNPYDIDLTGQDLTELPCLSCGSPNRGRLINGIKMQSEQGIRVRNEDRTWGTPETIAAIRFAVAKVHQEFPGTPDILVGDISRENGGRLGTHKSHQSGRDVDLSYYPSDGSDRQFFFNANEKNMDVPRTWKLIEGLMADDKTQYIFIDRSVQKVLYKYVRDELQLPEDELQSIFGAVSRSKSAKIRHARGHKNHIHVRFTSPEAVMAAMQGNFDFRGHKHYPTRINASFDMRLSQAQPAPHMVSEDTPAGAVEKVQRIRWAKVRKGDNLWLIARRNDTTVEKLCKLNGISKKARLQPGKSLKVKVYTEYVSTGNTSKVASKKSGKSDKTGKGSRADARRASDRLARSGAPHLPAGGDPAGPDSESSAYYVVRGQRLYSITPLFGMRVSDDCRWLLFSNTLN; this is encoded by the coding sequence ATGAAGCGAAAACCAGGACCGTTGCTCCTTCTGCTGTGGAGCACCTTCCTCTTTTTTGCCTGGGGCCTGGCCAAGGATGACCACCCGGCGGTCCCCGACCGGGAGGATTACGACAACGGGGACATCATCGAGGATGACGTCCCGGAAAACGAGGAGAAGGCAACCGGCCTGCCCAACCCGTACGACATCGACCTGACGGGCCAGGACCTGACGGAGCTCCCCTGCCTCTCCTGCGGCTCCCCGAACCGGGGCCGGCTCATCAACGGCATCAAGATGCAGTCCGAGCAGGGCATCCGGGTCCGGAACGAGGACCGGACCTGGGGGACGCCGGAGACCATCGCCGCCATCCGTTTCGCCGTGGCCAAGGTTCACCAGGAGTTCCCCGGCACCCCCGACATCCTGGTGGGGGACATCTCCCGCGAAAACGGCGGCCGCCTCGGCACCCACAAGTCCCACCAGTCGGGGCGGGACGTGGACCTGAGCTATTACCCCTCGGACGGCTCCGACCGGCAGTTCTTCTTCAACGCCAACGAGAAGAACATGGACGTTCCCCGGACCTGGAAGCTGATCGAGGGCCTGATGGCGGACGACAAGACCCAGTACATCTTCATCGACCGCAGCGTCCAGAAGGTCCTGTACAAGTACGTCCGGGACGAGCTGCAACTCCCAGAGGACGAACTGCAGTCCATCTTCGGCGCCGTCTCCAGGAGCAAGTCCGCCAAGATCCGCCACGCCCGGGGGCACAAGAACCACATCCACGTCCGGTTCACCTCCCCGGAAGCCGTCATGGCTGCCATGCAGGGCAATTTCGACTTCAGAGGCCACAAGCACTACCCGACGCGGATCAACGCGTCCTTCGACATGCGGCTGTCCCAGGCCCAACCCGCGCCCCACATGGTGTCCGAGGACACGCCCGCGGGGGCGGTCGAAAAGGTCCAGCGGATCCGGTGGGCGAAGGTGCGAAAGGGGGACAATCTCTGGCTCATCGCCCGCCGCAACGACACCACGGTGGAGAAACTCTGCAAGCTCAACGGAATTTCCAAAAAGGCCCGGTTGCAGCCCGGTAAGAGCCTGAAGGTGAAGGTCTACACCGAGTACGTCTCCACCGGAAACACGTCGAAGGTGGCGTCGAAAAAGTCCGGCAAGTCGGACAAGACCGGGAAAGGGTCCCGTGCCGACGCCCGGCGGGCTTCCGACCGGCTGGCCCGGTCCGGGGCCCCGCACCTCCCCGCCGGCGGTGACCCCGCGGGCCCGGACAGCGAGTCTTCCGCCTACTACGTGGTGAGAGGGCAGCGGCTGTACTCCATCACGCCCCTCTTCGGGATGCGGGTGTCGGACGACTGCCGCTGGCTCCTGTTCTCCAACACTCTCAACTGA
- a CDS encoding M23 family metallopeptidase yields MTVSTSSPLFFPAGRRGRRRFASAAPFLLAVFLLAAPPRLPAAETAFTSPLAAGAPLTSNFGEYRINHFHSGIDLGTGGETGLPVFAAADGRVAVIKASPAGYGKVAYLEHEGGSVTVYAHLSEFSETLDPVARQCQRAAGRYTFEKAWKGDGPRVKAGDVVGYSGSTGTSVPHLHFEIRRGGLPLNPLTNGFPYPDHVPPRITRIAVIPLSAAAHVEGLPDLRVFNAPAAGDVLRLAAGGRFGLAVECTDAVDGGTFRLEPYGLRMAVDGKAVYGVRFERFDYAERAVSELNYLYEMKEEKVGAFHRLFYHAEPSLFHDGESPGEVEPWGPGLHRVEITALDAAGNASRVDLVVEVVPPLPLLPVYHARGVETAFTPTRTQVELKGSRLSLRLAPVPAGDTVVSAAARFPGSGEPPAACTVLPLKDGPALRCDVPAGFQGQALIFWQSASGKAWAASVPVQSAAAGATLTSPDGAATVTLGPEAVFRPFPTAAWKDAPRSGRGLVPVSDLYVFEQPWEPLRRKVKVSIRPTAEGKGKPDTGIYLFDRGTLWFLDVGTSALVTHLGAFLLMRDTLPPVVGNCRTPVARGRRILFVSCSDAGSGLTDDGLRMSVDGHPVIGELNPATGGVYYYPVRPLKKGLHSVSLSVADRAGHRTTRTFKVRIP; encoded by the coding sequence ATGACAGTTTCCACGTCCAGCCCCCTTTTCTTCCCGGCAGGCCGCCGGGGGCGCCGGCGCTTCGCGTCGGCCGCCCCGTTCCTGCTCGCGGTTTTCCTCCTGGCCGCCCCCCCGCGGCTGCCCGCCGCCGAGACCGCCTTCACCTCGCCCCTCGCGGCCGGCGCCCCCCTGACCTCGAACTTCGGGGAGTACCGGATCAACCACTTCCACAGCGGGATCGACCTGGGCACCGGGGGTGAAACGGGCCTCCCGGTCTTCGCCGCCGCCGACGGGCGGGTCGCCGTCATCAAGGCGTCGCCCGCCGGGTACGGCAAGGTGGCCTACCTGGAGCACGAGGGCGGGTCGGTGACGGTTTACGCCCACCTCTCGGAGTTTTCGGAAACCCTGGACCCGGTCGCCCGGCAGTGCCAGCGCGCAGCGGGCCGTTACACCTTCGAGAAGGCCTGGAAGGGGGACGGCCCCCGGGTGAAGGCCGGCGACGTCGTCGGCTACTCGGGCTCGACGGGCACCTCCGTTCCCCACCTCCACTTCGAGATCCGCCGGGGCGGGCTGCCCCTCAACCCCCTGACCAACGGTTTCCCCTACCCGGACCACGTGCCCCCCCGGATCACCCGGATTGCCGTGATCCCCCTCTCGGCGGCGGCGCACGTCGAGGGGTTGCCGGACCTCCGCGTTTTCAACGCGCCCGCGGCCGGGGACGTCCTCCGCCTGGCGGCCGGCGGGCGCTTCGGCCTGGCGGTGGAGTGCACCGACGCCGTGGACGGCGGCACCTTCCGGCTGGAGCCCTACGGTCTCCGGATGGCGGTGGATGGGAAGGCCGTCTACGGGGTGCGTTTCGAACGCTTCGACTACGCCGAGCGGGCCGTGTCGGAACTGAACTACCTCTACGAGATGAAGGAGGAGAAGGTCGGGGCCTTCCACCGGCTGTTCTACCACGCCGAACCGTCCCTGTTCCACGACGGGGAGTCGCCCGGCGAGGTCGAGCCGTGGGGGCCGGGCCTCCACCGGGTGGAGATCACGGCCCTCGACGCTGCGGGAAACGCGTCGAGGGTCGACCTGGTCGTCGAGGTGGTGCCGCCGCTTCCCCTCCTCCCCGTCTACCATGCCCGGGGCGTCGAAACGGCCTTCACCCCCACCCGCACCCAGGTGGAGCTGAAGGGGTCCCGGCTCTCCCTCCGCCTCGCGCCCGTCCCCGCCGGGGACACGGTGGTGTCGGCCGCCGCCCGGTTCCCGGGTTCCGGTGAACCCCCCGCGGCCTGCACGGTCCTGCCGCTCAAGGACGGGCCTGCCCTTCGCTGCGACGTCCCTGCCGGGTTCCAGGGGCAGGCGCTGATTTTCTGGCAGTCCGCCTCGGGGAAGGCCTGGGCCGCCTCGGTCCCCGTCCAGTCGGCCGCGGCGGGCGCCACGCTCACCAGCCCGGACGGGGCCGCCACGGTGACACTGGGACCGGAAGCCGTCTTCCGGCCGTTCCCGACGGCGGCCTGGAAGGACGCCCCCCGCAGCGGGCGGGGTCTCGTCCCGGTGTCGGACCTCTACGTGTTCGAACAGCCGTGGGAGCCGCTCCGCCGAAAGGTGAAGGTGTCGATCCGGCCCACCGCGGAAGGGAAGGGGAAACCCGACACGGGCATCTACCTTTTCGACCGGGGGACCCTCTGGTTCCTGGACGTCGGAACCTCCGCCCTGGTCACCCACCTGGGGGCCTTCCTCCTGATGCGGGACACCCTCCCGCCCGTGGTGGGGAACTGCCGGACTCCCGTGGCCCGCGGCCGCCGGATCCTCTTCGTGTCCTGTTCCGACGCGGGCTCCGGGCTCACGGACGACGGGCTCCGGATGAGCGTGGACGGGCACCCCGTCATCGGCGAGCTGAACCCGGCCACCGGCGGCGTCTACTACTACCCGGTCCGACCCCTGAAGAAAGGGTTGCACTCCGTCTCCCTGTCGGTGGCGGACCGGGCGGGTCACCGGACGACCCGGACCTTCAAGGTCCGCATCCCCTGA
- the rnhA gene encoding ribonuclease HI translates to MSTARPHVDLFTDGACSGNPGPGGWAAVLVMGAHRKEVSGGRTLTTNNVMELTAAIEGLRQLKRPCRVTLRSDSQYLVKGMTEWMSAWVRKNWRTAGGKAVANQALWMELRELCRKHEVQWVWIPAHHNDPLASHPENARCDQLARDAIRLAENAASDPDPGAIDV, encoded by the coding sequence ATGAGCACCGCCCGCCCCCACGTCGACCTTTTCACCGACGGCGCCTGCAGCGGCAACCCCGGCCCGGGCGGCTGGGCCGCGGTCCTGGTGATGGGGGCGCACCGGAAGGAGGTCAGCGGCGGGCGCACCCTCACCACCAACAATGTCATGGAACTCACCGCCGCCATCGAGGGGCTTCGCCAGCTCAAGCGGCCCTGCCGGGTGACCCTGCGCTCCGACAGCCAGTACCTCGTGAAGGGCATGACCGAGTGGATGAGCGCCTGGGTCCGCAAGAACTGGCGCACCGCCGGCGGGAAGGCCGTGGCCAACCAGGCGCTCTGGATGGAGCTCCGGGAACTGTGCCGCAAACACGAGGTGCAGTGGGTCTGGATTCCCGCCCACCACAACGACCCGCTGGCATCCCACCCCGAGAACGCCCGCTGCGACCAACTGGCCCGGGACGCCATCCGCCTGGCGGAAAACGCCGCGTCGGACCCGGATCCGGGGGCGATCGACGTCTGA